In Lapillicoccus jejuensis, the DNA window GGCGAGGAGCCGCAGCGCGTCGAGGCGGGCCTGGGCCTGCGCGACGGCCTCCTGGCCGCCACCGGCCGCCGCGAGCCGGTCGCGCTGGGCCTGCAGGTCGCGGACCTGCTGGTCCAGCCGGGCCGAGCGCTGGGTGACGTCGTCGAGGACCTGGACCAGGTCGTCCTGGCGCATCTGCTCCAACCCCCCGGCCTGGGTGGCCTGCACCTGGGTGACGATGGCGAAGCCGAGCGCGAGGGCGAGCACCGCGCCGAGCGCCTGGGCCCTCGTGGCCCGCGGCGCGGCGGCCCGGGCCAGTCGCGCCCAGGCGGACCGGGGTCGGGGCGGGGGCGGCTCGTGCGGCTCGTGCGGCTCGTGCGGCTCGTGCGGCTCGTGCGGTGGGTCGGTCACGGGTCAGGCCTTGAAGAGGTGACGGCGGATCGAGGCGACGTTGGAGAAGATCCGGATCCCGAGCACGACGACGACGCCGGTCGAGAGCTGGGTGCCGACGCCGAGCTGGTCGCCGAGGAAAACGATGAACGCGGCGACGACGACGTTGGACAGGAACGAGACGACGAAGACCTTGTCGTCGAAGATCCCGTCGAGGATGGCCCGGATCCCGCCGAACACCGCGTCGAGCGCGGCGATGACGGCGATGGGCAGGTAGGGCTGCAGCCCGACGGGGACCGAGGGGTGCAGCAGCAGGCCGGCGACGACGCCGACGACCAGGCCGAGGACGGGGATCACCGGGTCACCTCCGGGGTGGGGGTCGGGCGGGCGAGGACGACGTCGGCGCCGCCCCGCGGGACGGTGAGGTCGTCGCCGGTGCTCACCGTCGACGGGATGGCGTAGTTGGCGCGCAGCGCGTCGAGGTAGCTGCCGCCGACGGTCTGCGCGAAGGCGGCGGGCAGGCCGCGCGGGTCGCCGAGGGCGGTGACGACGTACGGCGGCGTGAGCGGCCGGTAGTCGACGAGGATCGCCTGACCGGCGAAGCGGATCGCCGAGCGGGCGGTCAGGCGCTGGCCGTTGACGGCGACCGCCTCGGCACCCGCCTGCCACAGCCCGTTGACGACGACCTGGAGGTCGAGGGAGGTGACCCGGCCCTCGTCGGCCGATCCGCCGGAGCGCGGCTGCCCGGCTCCCGCCTGGGCCGCGGGGGCGTCGTCGAGCGTCACCGTGAGGCCGGGACCGCGCGCCGCGGTGTCGCCGGTGAGGAGCGAGAGCCGGCTGAGCTCGGCCGCCCCGGCCCCGGTCCCGAGGGCCTGCTGCTGCGTGCGGTCGACCTGGCCGCGCAGCGTCTGCGCGGCCGCGGCCTGCGCGTCGCCGTGCGCCTGCCGGTCGCGGATCTGGTCGATGAGCTGCTGCTTGTCGCGGCTGGCCGTCGTCCCGCTCGGGCGCAGGCTCTGGTGGGCGACGACGAGCAGCAGCCCGACGACGACGGCGGCGAGCAGGACGAGCCAGGAGCGGGTGCCCGTGCTGCGGGGCCGGCCCTGCTCCTCGCGGCGCTGGGCGGCGGCGGCGTACCCGGGGTCGAGCGGTCGCTCGAGCACCTGCGTCAGCAGCGTCATCGACGCGTCGACGCGGCGCCAGCCGCGCCCTCCCGGCGTCCCCGGGGTGCTCATCGCCCAGCCGCCTCAGCCGGCCGGAGCCGGCGTCGGCGGCTGTCCCGGACGGCCGGCGCGCAGCAGCGGGGCGGCCTGGACGGCGTAGAGGACGGCGGCGAGCAGGTACAGCCCCGTGCCCCACCACGTGAAGGCCCACCCGAGCGGCCGCGCGACGGCGCCCAGGGCGCCGGCGGCCTCGCCGAGCAGCAGCACCGGGAAGGCGTAGAGCAGGTTGAAGGTCGCCGCCTTGCCGACGAAGTGCACCGGCAGCCCGACCAACCCGACCCGCCGCAGGGCGAGGACGAGCAGCGCCATGAAGACGTCCCGGCCGAGTAGGACGACGACGAGCCAGACGGGGATGATGCCCCGCCAGGCGAAGGCGAGGATCGTCGTGAGCGTGTAGAGCCGGTCGGCCAGCGGGTCGAGCAGCTGACCCAGCCGCGACTCCAGGCCGAAGCGCCGGGCGATCTTGCCGTCGAGGTAGTCGGTGACGCCGGAGAGCATGAGGACGAGCAGCGCCCAGCCGTCGGCCCGGACGACGAGCAGCCACACGAAGAGCGGGACCCCGACCAGGCGCAGGGCGGACAGGGCGTTGGGCACGGTGAGGACGCGGTCCGAGACCCCTCCCCCGGCACCCACCGGTCCCGCCTCCTGCGCCACGCCGAGAGGGTAACGCGCGGGCCGGGGTCAGCCCCGCCGGCGACGGGCCCTCACCCGGCGGTCGAGGGCCAGGCCGCCGCCGCCCAGCCCGAGCAGCGCGGCACCGATGGCGGCCAGCAGCAGCTGGCGCTCGCCGGCCAGACCGGAGACCCCGGGGAGGAACACGTCGGTGCGGCCCGACCAGTCGACGAGGACCAGCGCGACGACCGACTGGGCGAGCAGGCCGAGCCCGACCACCCGGACCGCGAGCCCGAGGACGAGGGCGACCGCCATGGCCAGCTGCACGGGCCCGAGCAGGGCCCCGAGGACGTCGGGCGCCGGCAGGCCGGCCGTGCGCAGCATCGTCACGGTGCCGGGGCGCTGGTCGATCTTCTGCAGGCCGGTCACGGCCAGCAGCGCGGCCGTCCCGAGGCGCAGCAGGAGCAGCCCCAGGGCACCGTCCCAGCGGTCGGTGACCGACCTGCCGGTGGCCTGCGGGGTGGTGGCCGCGTCGTCCTCGGTCGGCCCGAGTCCCGCGAAGGGTTCCGTCGTCGTGCTCATCGCCGCTCCTGACGTCCGCTCGCCGCCGCGCCCGCGGCCCACGACCATGCTGCCGCAGCGGGCGACGGAGCGACGGGAGGCGGTACGGCGCGCCGTACGGGCGGCCGGTGCGCTCAGCCGGGCTCGGAGATGTGGTCGCTCAGCGCGCGCAGCTGCCCCCGCAGCGCGGAGAACTCGGCGACGTTGAGGCCGATGCCCTCGATGACGGCGGGCTGGATGTCGGCCACGAGCTCGCGCAGCCGGTCGCCCTGCTCGGTGAGGACGATGTCGACCGAGCGCTCGTCGTCGACGCGGCGCCGGCGCTCGAGGTGACCGGACGCCTCGAGCCGCTTGAGCAGCGGCGTGAGGGTGCCGTAGTCGAGGTGCAGGAGCGACCCGATCTCCTTGATCGTCGCCGTCCGGCGCTCCCACAGGACGAGCATGACGAGGTACTGCGGGTAGGTGAGACCGACCTCGTCGAGCATGGGCCGGTAGAGCCCGACCACGGCGCGCGAGGCGGCGTAGAGCGCGAAGCACATCTGGTCGTCGAGACGCAGCGACCCCTCGGGCAGGCGCTCCTCGTCGAGCCCGGGCTCGCTCGGGACGGCGCGGTGGCTGGTGTGCGGCGACGCGGTCATGGGGGGAGGGTCCTTTCGTCCTCGTCAGTCTTCCACACCCACGA includes these proteins:
- a CDS encoding small basic family protein; the encoded protein is MIPVLGLVVGVVAGLLLHPSVPVGLQPYLPIAVIAALDAVFGGIRAILDGIFDDKVFVVSFLSNVVVAAFIVFLGDQLGVGTQLSTGVVVVLGIRIFSNVASIRRHLFKA
- a CDS encoding DUF881 domain-containing protein translates to MSTPGTPGGRGWRRVDASMTLLTQVLERPLDPGYAAAAQRREEQGRPRSTGTRSWLVLLAAVVVGLLLVVAHQSLRPSGTTASRDKQQLIDQIRDRQAHGDAQAAAAQTLRGQVDRTQQQALGTGAGAAELSRLSLLTGDTAARGPGLTVTLDDAPAAQAGAGQPRSGGSADEGRVTSLDLQVVVNGLWQAGAEAVAVNGQRLTARSAIRFAGQAILVDYRPLTPPYVVTALGDPRGLPAAFAQTVGGSYLDALRANYAIPSTVSTGDDLTVPRGGADVVLARPTPTPEVTR
- a CDS encoding CDP-alcohol phosphatidyltransferase family protein gives rise to the protein MAQEAGPVGAGGGVSDRVLTVPNALSALRLVGVPLFVWLLVVRADGWALLVLMLSGVTDYLDGKIARRFGLESRLGQLLDPLADRLYTLTTILAFAWRGIIPVWLVVVLLGRDVFMALLVLALRRVGLVGLPVHFVGKAATFNLLYAFPVLLLGEAAGALGAVARPLGWAFTWWGTGLYLLAAVLYAVQAAPLLRAGRPGQPPTPAPAG
- a CDS encoding DoxX family protein; protein product: MSTTTEPFAGLGPTEDDAATTPQATGRSVTDRWDGALGLLLLRLGTAALLAVTGLQKIDQRPGTVTMLRTAGLPAPDVLGALLGPVQLAMAVALVLGLAVRVVGLGLLAQSVVALVLVDWSGRTDVFLPGVSGLAGERQLLLAAIGAALLGLGGGGLALDRRVRARRRRG
- a CDS encoding MarR family winged helix-turn-helix transcriptional regulator gives rise to the protein MTASPHTSHRAVPSEPGLDEERLPEGSLRLDDQMCFALYAASRAVVGLYRPMLDEVGLTYPQYLVMLVLWERRTATIKEIGSLLHLDYGTLTPLLKRLEASGHLERRRRVDDERSVDIVLTEQGDRLRELVADIQPAVIEGIGLNVAEFSALRGQLRALSDHISEPG